One genomic region from Osmerus mordax isolate fOsmMor3 chromosome 4, fOsmMor3.pri, whole genome shotgun sequence encodes:
- the LOC136942077 gene encoding fibroblast growth factor receptor substrate 2-like, with amino-acid sequence MGSCLSCPEKESIPDNHQTKFKVVNVDDDGNELGAGVMELNEAELVLHTHRRDDVRWPYLCLRRYGYDSNLFSFESGRRCQTGQGIFAFKCARAEEIFNMLQEVMHSHSISVVEEAVLEPSHLATHTHTPAALGYSVPTVPNGVSRIPSVGEEPSHPSSRLPSVASTRLPSLGDESTHPLLGGDEAIHTYVNTTGLLEDHPSPLAVPSPLDSPGSAQSQLPPTPPPPPRARPDPPPPQPEPQVLLESQGARFVLGPTPVQRQLMARERRQHSEGEEEEEDGEEGLPGETGEANGHIDTDGGSTEAKSELSHTQSNGSSSGPAPPSSHPVTSPRCVRPPPLTPDLHNVNNSAQRRTALLDYENLPALPPVWEARKLSREEEESGRGGGMKTPSVNGYNHNHHGLLQLSCSHPLSAALLEPSHNYVNTENVTAPLSAHRPETARRPDTAHRRTDGPSVFNFDFRRPPLGPESAKTLNYIEVEMENTGGGGGANKAASDSSNPHTPRTPTSPLPPTTPTRRTELYAFIDIERTAAMSSLQKARPRDDGTSRKTRHNSTELPTKSTV; translated from the exons ATGGGTAGCTGCTTAAGCTGTCCAGAGAAAGAGTCAATCCCAGATAATCATCAAACCAAATTTAAG gtGGTGAACGTGGATGATGATGGTAATGAGCTGGGCGCCGGCGTGATGGAGCTGAACGAGGCCGAGCTGGTCCTCCACACCCATCGCCGTGACGACGTCAGGTGGCCCTACCTGTGCCTGCGTCGCTATGGCTACGACTCAAACCTGTTTTCCTTTGAGAGTGGCCGGCGCTGTCAGACTGGACAGG GGATCTTTGCCTTCAAGTGTGCGCGGGCGGAGGAGATCTTCAACATGCTGCAGGAGGTGATGCACAGCCACAGCATCAGCGTGGTGGAGGAGGCAGTACTGGAGCCAAGCCacctggctacacacacacacactcctgcag ctctggGCTACTCCGTTCCCACGGTGCCCAACGGTGTGAGCCGGATCCCCTCTGTGGGCGAGGAGCCGTCACACCCTTCCAGCCGCCTCCCGTCCGTGGCCAGCACACGGCTTCCCTCCCTGGGGGACGAGTCCACACACCCCCTGCTGGGGGGAGACGAGGCG ATCCACACCTATGTGAACACCACAGGCCTGTTGGAGGACCATCCCAGCCCCCTTGCTGTGCCCAGCCCCCTGGACAGCCCTGGGTCAGCCCAGAGCCAGCTGCCCCCAACTCCCCCTCCGCCACCACGGGCACGGcccgacccccctcccccccaaccggAGCCGCAGGTGCTCCTGGAGTCCCAGGGCGCGCGCTTCGTCCTGGGCCCCACGCCCgtgcagaggcagctgatggCCAGGGAGAGGCGGCAGCAcagcgagggggaggaagaggaggaggatggggaggagggcttGCCTGGGGAGACCGGGGAGGCCAACGGGCACATAGACACAGATGGAGGCTCTACGGAGGCCAAAAgcgagctctcacacacacaatccaacgGCTCCTCCTCCGGCCCGGCTCCCCCCTCTTCGCACCCCGTCACCTCCCCTCGCTGTGTCCGcccgccccccctcaccccagaccTTCACAACGTCAACAACTCGGCCCAGCGGCGGACGGCCCTGCTGGACTACGAGAACCTGCCGGCCCTGCCGCCCGTCTGGGAGGCGCGCAAGctcagcagggaggaggaggagagcggacgagggggggggatgaagaCGCCGTCCGTGAACGGCtacaaccacaaccaccacgGCCTGCTCCAGCTGTCctgctcccaccccctctccgcCGCGCTGCTGGAGCCCTCGCACAACTACGTCAACACGGAGAACGTGACGGCGCCCCTCAGCGCCCACCGCCCTGAAACGGCACGTCGCCCTGACACGGCCCACCGCCGAACCGACGGCCCCTCCGTCTTCAACTTCGACTTCCGCCGGCCGCCGCTGGGCCCGGAGTCGGCCAAGACGCTCAACTACAtcgaggtggagatggagaacacgggtggagggggcggggccaacaAGGCTGCCTCAGACAGCAgcaacccccacacccctcgcACGCCCACCTCCCCACTGCCCCCCACCACGCCCACACGCCGCACAGAGCTCTACGCCTTCATCGACATCGAGCGCACGGCCGCCATGTCCAGCCTGCAGAAGGCTCGGCCGCGCGACGACGGCACCTCGAGGAAAACGCGACACAACAGCACGGAGCTGCCCACTAAGAGCACTGTCTGA